The following coding sequences lie in one Lolium perenne isolate Kyuss_39 chromosome 2, Kyuss_2.0, whole genome shotgun sequence genomic window:
- the LOC127329682 gene encoding TPD1 protein homolog 1A-like has protein sequence MDNDDWWATYFKAKYDVEMHSTTGLIGGPNSWNKDGGVLCDVEKDLVIWQSLGEPQRDESAMYKVDVTNQCAGNGPCAISKILLRCGNFRSLVPVDAGLLRVVRPGVCLLNGGHTVRQNSNFSFVYASYVRQNFRVLSASCQ, from the exons ATGGACAATGATGACTGGTGGGCCACGTACTTCAAGGCCAAGTACGACGTTGAGATGCACAGCACCACCGGCCTCATCGGCGGGCCCaatagctggaacaaggacg GCGGCGTCCTCTGCGACGTCGAGAAGGACCTCGTGATATGGCAGAGCCTGGGCGAGCCGCAGAGGGACGAGTCGGCGATGTACAAGGTGGACGTGACGAACCAGTGCGCCGGCAACGGGCCCTGCGCCATCTCGAAGATCTTACTGCGGTGCGGCAACTTCCGGTCCCTGGTCCCCGTCGACGCCGGGCTGCTCCGCGTGGTCCGCCCCGGCGTGTGCCTCCTCAACGGCGGCCACACCGTCCGCCAGAACAGCAACTTCTCCTTCGTCTACGCCAGCTACGTGCGCCAGAACTTCCGCGTCCTCTCGGCAAGCTGCCAGTGA